The proteins below come from a single Pararge aegeria chromosome 23, ilParAegt1.1, whole genome shotgun sequence genomic window:
- the LOC120634291 gene encoding uncharacterized protein LOC120634291, which yields MNDEKLIILVSKYECLFDITKPSYSDRIMKDNAWEEISKCLGISVTQCQDRWKKLRDNFRKAYYNRKGKSGDGATTSKLIKFEKELSFIIPFFRNRNQISNVTLSSDDSEPGTPIPPPSTSSKRSDHSEVESLASTSGSKKRPRLSKDVATVFEEYLEEKRNTTPRDKALRNFFLSMSDTVETFPKEVQARIKRRVFNIVNEAELSLYENSTDLNYSLSINSPPSTNQSTYLVSNETYIPQNYPDQTTYGYNTSTQNTK from the exons atgaatgatgaaaaattaataatactcgtGTCAAAATATGAGTGTTTATTTGACATAACCAAGCCATCATATAGCGATCGGATAATGAAAGACAATGCATGGGAGGAAATTAGCAAATGTCTCGGAATAAGTG TGACGCAGTGCCAGGATCGTTGGAAGAAACTGCGAGATAACTTCAGAAAAGCCTATTATAACCGAAAAGGCAAGAGTGGCGATGGTGCAACTACGtccaaattgataaaatttgaaaaagaactttcttttataataccATTTTTTCGCAATCGAAACCAAATATCTAATGTAACATTATCATCGGATGATTCAGAGCCTGGCACACCAATACCACCACCATCGACATCATCTAAACGTTCTGACCATTCTGAAGTTGAATCGCTTGCAAGTACTTCTGGCTCGAAAAAGAGACCACGCTTAAGCAAAGATGTTGCTACGGTTTTCGAAGAGTATCttgaagaaaaaagaaatactacACCCCGTGACAAGgcattacgtaatttttttttgtctatgtcAGATACAGTGGAAACATTCCCAAAAGAAGTCCAAGCACGAATTAAAAGGCGCGTGTTTAACATTGTTAATGAAGCTGAATTAAGTCTGTATGAAAATAGTACAGATTTGAATTATTCTTTGTCTATAAATTCACCGCCATCGACTAATCAATCTACTTACCTAGTGTCAAACGAAACCTATATTCCTCAAAACTATCCAGATCAGACTACTTACGGGTACAATACCAgcacacaaaatacaaaataa
- the LOC120634290 gene encoding protein ANTAGONIST OF LIKE HETEROCHROMATIN PROTEIN 1-like isoform X1, with amino-acid sequence MDLDSSDEEIYLLARLLEIEHRKRKRKRKQIWVKHIWKNRLIHGEFHTIFEELKRDSLKFYEYYRMEYWQFLKLTDLLRVHITKKTTNYRCTITAEERLTVTLRFLITGCSFKNLSFNFRMGISTVHSIIHETIRVICDVLMPIVMQMPDEEMWEKVSRDFFNIWNFPNCLGAIDGKHVNIQAPDNSGSLYYNYKNFFSTVLLAVVDAKYSFLIVDVGSYGKNSDGGILQNSKFWKKLNTNKLKLPPNKPLPSTTESLPHVFIGDEAFPLSNNILRPYPREQARTELSKKVFNLRLSRARKVVECAFGMLTQRFEIYQKRMKIQPKYCDLIILATTCLHNFLIENRTPGQENEFHSNINLLTAITDNNNENSSNSDAVLTTRNKFKDYFSSSGALDWQDQVATRVS; translated from the exons ATGGATTTAGATAGCTCCGACGAAGAAATATATTTGTTAGCAAGATTACTTGAAATAGAACATAGGAAACGTAAGCGCAAGCGGAAACAAATATGGGTAAAACATATTTGGAAAAACAGACTAATCCATGGGGAGTTTCACACCATTTTCGAGGAATTGAAGAGAGATAGCCTAAAATTTTATGAGTATTATCGTATGGAATATTggcaatttttgaaattgacAGATTTGTTAAGagtacatataacaaaaaagactACAAATTATCGTTGCACCATTACAGCCGAAGAAAGGTTAACGGTAActttaag attcCTCATCACTGGTTGCAGTTTCAAAAACTTGTCATTTAATTTTCGAATGGGAATTTCTACAGTTCATTCAATTATTCATGAGACAATCAGAGTAATTTGTGATGTTTTGATGCCCATAGTTATGCAGATGCCAGATGAAGAAATGTGGGAAAAGGTTTCACgtgatttctttaatatttggaATTTTCCTAACTGTTTGGGCGCTATAGACGGAAAGCATGTCAATATACAGGCACCAGATAATAGTGGAAgcttatactataattataaaaactttttcagtACAGTGTTACTAGCTGTGGTCGACGCgaaatacagttttttaattgttgatgtCGGATCATATGGTAAAAATAGCGACGGCGGAATTTTACAGAATtcaaaattttggaaaaaactCAACACCAATAAGTTAAAGCTGCCCCCAAATAAACCTCTACCTAGTACCACTGAAAGCTTACCACATGTTTTTATAGGAGACGAGGCATTTCCTTTGAGCAATAATATATTGCGGCCGTATCCAAGAGAACAAGCAAGAacagaattatcaaaaaaagtatttaatctgCGTTTAAGCAGGGCAAGAAAAGTCGTAGAATGTGCATTTGGAATGCTAACTCaaagatttgaaatttatcaaaaacgAATGAAAATTCAGCCGAAGTACtgtgatttaattatattagcaactacatgtttacataattttttaatagaaaatcggACGCCAGGACAAGAGAATGAATTTCAcagcaatataaatttattaacagcAATAACagacaataataatgaaaacagtTCTAATAGCGACGCAGTTCTAACCACAAGGAATAaatttaaggattatttttcaTCAAGTGGTGCTTTAGATTGGCAAGATCAAGTGGCTACGCGAGTttcttaa
- the LOC120634290 gene encoding uncharacterized protein LOC120634290 isoform X2 produces MDLDSSDEEIYLLARLLEIEHRKRKRKRKQIWVKHIWKNRLIHGEFHTIFEELKRDSLKFYEYYRMEYWQFLKLTDLLRVHITKKTTNYRCTITAEERLTVTLRFLITGCSFKNLSFNFRMGISTVHSIIHETIRVICDVLMPIVMQMPDEEMWEKYSVTSCGRREIQFFNC; encoded by the exons ATGGATTTAGATAGCTCCGACGAAGAAATATATTTGTTAGCAAGATTACTTGAAATAGAACATAGGAAACGTAAGCGCAAGCGGAAACAAATATGGGTAAAACATATTTGGAAAAACAGACTAATCCATGGGGAGTTTCACACCATTTTCGAGGAATTGAAGAGAGATAGCCTAAAATTTTATGAGTATTATCGTATGGAATATTggcaatttttgaaattgacAGATTTGTTAAGagtacatataacaaaaaagactACAAATTATCGTTGCACCATTACAGCCGAAGAAAGGTTAACGGTAActttaag attcCTCATCACTGGTTGCAGTTTCAAAAACTTGTCATTTAATTTTCGAATGGGAATTTCTACAGTTCATTCAATTATTCATGAGACAATCAGAGTAATTTGTGATGTTTTGATGCCCATAGTTATGCAGATGCCAGATGAAGAAATGTGGGAAAAG tACAGTGTTACTAGCTGTGGTCGACGCgaaatacagttttttaattgttga
- the LOC120634080 gene encoding trypsin CFT-1-like, with amino-acid sequence MKTIVFILAISVAAVASLPRQQERIVGGSVVAINSYPFAVSLQLTRNNVNFNHQCGGTILNNRAMFSAAHCWVTNPVANRYRVRSGSTNRGSGGWSHNVVQLFGHPQYNNRNHDNDVGVVRVSPAFQIGAATVRVGAMAGPNLVVPDNANVIALGWGLTSTNGAGSEQLRHVGIRTVNQARCNADFGGIITANMLCATWPGGGRGTCFGDSGTGLVWNNVVVGISSFIGWDGCGSARWPSVFARVSRYNAWIRNHA; translated from the exons ATGAAGACGATTGTCTTCATTTTGGCAATATCCGTTGCTGCTGTTGCTT CACTCCCACGGCAGCAGGAGCGGATAGTTGGGGGATCAGTAGTCGCGATCAACTCGTACCCGTTCGCCGTGTCCCTTCAGCTTACTCGGAACAATGTCAACTTTAACCACCAGTGCGGCGGCACCATCCTCAACAACAGAGCTATGTTCTCGGCAGCTCACTGCTGGGT GACCAATCCTGTTGCAAACAGATATCGTGTCCGCTCCGGCTCAACCAATAGAGGCAGCGGTGGTTGGTCGCACAACGTGGTCCAACTCTTCGGTCACCCGCAGTACAACAATAGGAACCACGACAATGACGTTGGTGTTGTCAGAGTATCACCGGCCTTCCAGATTGGTGCTGCCACTGTGCGTGTTGGAGCCATGGCTGGACCCAATCTCGTTGTACCCGACAACGCAAACGTTATTGCTCTCGGTTGGGGATTAACGAGT ACTAATGGAGCCGGCTCAGAACAACTACGTCACGTCGGAATTCGGACGGTCAATCAAGCTAGATGCAACGCTGACTTTGGAG GTATTatcactgcaaacatgctgtgTGCCACCTGGCCAGGTGGTGGTAGAGGCACGTGCTTCGGCGACTCTGGTACCGGTCTCGTCTGGAACAACGTGGTGGTGGGCATAAGCAGTTTCATTGGCTGGGACGGATGCGGGTCTGCGCGCTGGCCTTCCGTCTTCGCAAGAGTTTCCCGATACAATGCCTGGATACGAAACCATGCTTAA